The window CATAAGCTGACCACGATAAGTGCAATGGCACTGGCTATTAGACCAGGATACAACGGGTCAATGCCTTTAGGATATAATACGAACCACCCAATGTTGACTAGCGGTCCCAGCGTTACGGCAACCACACCTGCTATTGGTGTAACAAACCGTGGTAAGAGCATGGCTCCAAGTAATGGGAATAAGGCTGTACAGCCTCTCAGTCCTTGTGATAAATAGGTCCAGCCTAAAATGAGTGAGCCTGCGTTGCCATTAGCAATAATGGCCGTAATAACGCAAATGGAAAAAATCAGGCCGCGCTGTACCAAAAGTGTTTCTTTTCCACTGGCGTTTACTTTTATATACTTTTGGTAGATATCGCGGGTAAACATTGTTGAAATGCCTAAAGTTAAACCCGCCCAAGTTCCAATAACTGCAATTAGCAGTGTACCTAAAACAATTCCGGCAACAATCGGCGGCAAAAACTGCATAATGAATGTAGGAAAAACTTCAGCAGACAGTGTATTGGGAAAGTTGACTCTCATAAATAATCCGACTAAAATACCACAAATGCCAATTGGTGGTGACAAGAGCGCTGCTGCTAAGGCTCCTTTGCGCGATTCACGCAAATTTTTCGCCGATACCACTGCCTGCATATAAGTCTGAGTAGAAAGAATACCAACTAGTACCGAAAAAACAGCAGCCATTTCTTTTTCTATACCGCGCCCGAACATTGAAAACCAGGGAAATGCCGGAAGTACACTGG is drawn from Pelorhabdus rhamnosifermentans and contains these coding sequences:
- a CDS encoding sodium:solute symporter family protein, with the translated sequence MILTGSHIMGVLFAIILIMGVGLYAGSKVKSSTDFSTGGRKAGWPLVTGTLLGTFVGGASTIGTAQLAFQFGFSAWWYTIGGGIGFIILGLGMSKKFYISSAETIPQFLVNTYGRHIGAISSVFTSVGIFFNLVAQVLSFVALMGAMFHMNPIISSSIGVVFALAYVLFGGILGTGFAGLAKLFLVYFAMLSCGIAAYFTMGGVGGFTSVLPAFPWFSMFGRGIEKEMAAVFSVLVGILSTQTYMQAVVSAKNLRESRKGALAAALLSPPIGICGILVGLFMRVNFPNTLSAEVFPTFIMQFLPPIVAGIVLGTLLIAVIGTWAGLTLGISTMFTRDIYQKYIKVNASGKETLLVQRGLIFSICVITAIIANGNAGSLILGWTYLSQGLRGCTALFPLLGAMLLPRFVTPIAGVVAVTLGPLVNIGWFVLYPKGIDPLYPGLIASAIALIVVSLWTRKKVESNKA